In Pseudomonadales bacterium, a single window of DNA contains:
- the dinG gene encoding ATP-dependent DNA helicase DinG — protein MLSADLKNAIQDAYRVVLKNKGFKPRTGQRLMIAEIARTLGCIQEDAAGVRLGESHICVIEAGTGTGKTLSYMLSALPVALAKEKKLVVSTATVMLQEQLVQKDLPDLLRHSGLSFSFAIAKGRGRYICRSKLDILLDINASLGPELTLFEDELAAKLDEPTLKLYQQMLAAIEANTWNGDRDGWNDALSGKQWQPVTTDHRQCTNRQCAYFKDCSYFLARKEIVEADVIVANHDLVLSDLALGGGALLSVPAETIYVFDEAHHLPDKALSHFNYQIRIKASKQWLEQIPKLLAQLTGQVGYSAELDEQLKKLPETQKAIEENLIFALEIVSSIVENSDATDNLQWRFKRGEVPDGLRIIAKNLALQYGRVCVALEAVSDCLLEKSKNDLEVRSVVDRQYPRLALMLGRCHAANMLWQSYAQDESTATSATAPTARWIMKVDTLGQPDYELWSSPIMAADLLSNMLWSACFGAVLTSATLTSVDQFERTKMRMGLPEGTRYKIVPSPFNYNQNATFEVPQGAADPRDADQFTQVLVGQLNKIIEPQKATLVIFTARQQMHAVLKELDESLKPLVIMQDDYSKQMLVKRHCEKIDAGKGSIIFGLASLTEGIDLPGNYLSHVIMAKLPFTVPSDPVEAALNEWLTDLGRNPFWEISVPDAAIRLKQACGRLLRSEEDKGRITLLDKRILTKSYGKAMLDALPDFQRVIG, from the coding sequence ATGCTCTCAGCTGATCTTAAAAATGCTATCCAGGACGCTTACCGGGTAGTGCTAAAAAATAAAGGGTTTAAGCCGCGTACGGGACAACGGCTGATGATTGCTGAAATTGCGAGAACACTGGGTTGTATTCAGGAGGATGCAGCCGGGGTGCGCTTGGGTGAGTCGCATATCTGTGTCATCGAGGCGGGTACGGGTACGGGTAAAACTCTGTCCTACATGCTTTCCGCATTGCCGGTTGCGCTGGCTAAAGAGAAGAAACTGGTGGTTTCTACCGCAACGGTAATGCTGCAAGAGCAACTGGTGCAGAAGGATCTACCGGATTTACTTCGGCACAGTGGTTTATCCTTCAGTTTTGCGATCGCAAAGGGGCGTGGCAGGTACATTTGCCGGTCGAAATTAGACATTCTTCTCGATATCAATGCCTCACTCGGTCCAGAACTGACGCTATTTGAAGACGAATTGGCTGCAAAGCTTGATGAACCGACGCTAAAGCTCTATCAGCAGATGCTTGCTGCCATTGAGGCGAATACCTGGAATGGTGATCGAGACGGTTGGAATGATGCTCTCAGTGGTAAGCAATGGCAACCCGTGACGACGGACCACCGTCAGTGTACCAACAGGCAATGTGCCTACTTTAAAGATTGCAGTTATTTTTTAGCGCGCAAAGAAATTGTTGAAGCGGATGTGATTGTGGCGAATCACGACTTAGTGCTTTCGGATTTAGCACTGGGTGGAGGTGCACTGCTTTCAGTGCCGGCGGAAACCATTTATGTTTTTGACGAAGCACACCACTTGCCGGATAAAGCGCTATCCCATTTTAATTATCAGATTCGCATCAAAGCCAGCAAACAGTGGTTGGAACAAATCCCCAAACTTTTGGCTCAACTGACGGGGCAAGTTGGTTATTCCGCAGAATTAGATGAGCAGCTGAAAAAACTACCGGAGACTCAAAAAGCAATTGAAGAAAATCTTATTTTTGCTTTGGAAATAGTCAGCAGTATCGTCGAAAATTCAGATGCAACAGATAATCTGCAATGGCGTTTTAAACGGGGCGAGGTGCCTGATGGATTACGGATAATAGCGAAAAATCTGGCGCTTCAATATGGGAGAGTATGTGTTGCCTTGGAAGCGGTCAGTGATTGTCTGTTGGAAAAAAGTAAGAACGACCTAGAGGTCAGGTCGGTAGTCGATCGCCAGTATCCACGCTTAGCGCTTATGTTAGGGCGCTGCCATGCTGCCAATATGCTTTGGCAATCCTACGCGCAGGATGAGAGTACGGCGACATCCGCGACAGCCCCTACAGCTCGCTGGATTATGAAAGTGGATACTCTGGGGCAACCAGATTATGAGCTTTGGAGTAGTCCAATTATGGCTGCGGATTTATTGTCAAATATGCTGTGGTCTGCCTGTTTTGGCGCTGTGCTGACGTCAGCAACACTGACTTCTGTCGATCAGTTTGAACGTACCAAAATGCGGATGGGCTTGCCAGAAGGAACCCGCTATAAAATAGTGCCAAGCCCATTTAATTATAATCAGAACGCTACCTTTGAGGTGCCTCAGGGTGCAGCTGATCCTCGGGATGCAGATCAATTCACACAAGTCTTAGTTGGGCAGCTTAATAAAATCATTGAACCGCAAAAAGCTACATTGGTTATTTTTACAGCCAGACAGCAAATGCATGCCGTCCTCAAGGAATTGGATGAATCGCTCAAGCCATTGGTGATTATGCAGGATGATTATTCCAAACAGATGCTGGTTAAGCGTCATTGCGAAAAAATTGATGCGGGAAAAGGAAGTATTATCTTTGGTTTAGCAAGTCTTACTGAGGGTATCGATTTGCCGGGAAATTATCTAAGCCACGTCATTATGGCTAAACTGCCTTTCACCGTTCCCAGTGACCCGGTCGAAGCAGC
- a CDS encoding DUF4126 domain-containing protein, with protein sequence MEQLDHIIAILAITMGVGWASGINLYATLLMLGIMANTGHMALPANLEILADPLVMSAAGLMYMVEFTADKIPGVDTGWDSIHSFIRIPAGAVLAATLIGDTSPAIELAAAIVGGSLATASHAAKAGSRIIVNTSPEPFSNWLVSLGEDIAVFIGLWTAIQHPWIFLVLLLAFLILLIWLLPKIWTGVKRVFCAISRFFKSSVTNQGSKPAIPVIKSNKDSF encoded by the coding sequence ATGGAACAACTGGATCACATTATAGCCATACTTGCAATTACCATGGGGGTCGGCTGGGCCAGCGGTATCAATCTGTACGCCACCCTACTGATGCTTGGCATCATGGCCAACACCGGCCATATGGCCTTGCCAGCCAATCTTGAAATATTAGCTGACCCTTTGGTGATGTCGGCAGCAGGCCTAATGTACATGGTTGAATTTACCGCCGACAAAATCCCTGGCGTCGATACCGGTTGGGATAGCATCCACAGCTTTATCCGTATACCAGCTGGTGCTGTATTGGCAGCAACGCTAATTGGCGATACTAGCCCTGCTATTGAGTTAGCGGCAGCTATCGTTGGCGGGAGCCTGGCTACAGCCTCGCATGCCGCTAAAGCGGGCAGTAGAATCATCGTCAATACTTCTCCTGAACCCTTCAGTAACTGGCTGGTTTCGCTGGGGGAAGATATCGCGGTATTTATAGGATTATGGACAGCCATTCAACATCCTTGGATATTTCTAGTGTTGTTGCTGGCTTTTCTCATTCTTCTCATTTGGCTGCTGCCAAAAATTTGGACTGGGGTTAAAAGGGTTTTTTGCGCGATCTCACGGTTTTTCAAAAGCTCAGTAACAAATCAAGGCTCCAAACCTGCTATTCCCGTAATCAAAAGCAATAAAGACTCATTTTAA